The Fusobacterium necrophorum subsp. necrophorum genome has a window encoding:
- the rfbD gene encoding dTDP-4-dehydrorhamnose reductase translates to MILITGGNGQLGNDFQRLFDQLHIEYIATDVQELDITDIAKVREFVQRRKISCIINCAAYNNVDKAEDEPELCKKINTEAPRDLAIIAKEIGAEYMTYSTDFVFDGKKKSPYIEEDIPNPLSVYGRTKYEGEQEVLKANSNSFVIRTSWVFGIANNNFNKQVIAWSQSKNELFIVDDQISSPTYSRDLAYFTWKLLQTKKYGLYHFSNAGEASKYDQAKYVLDKIGWKGNLKRAKTNDFILKAKRAEYTKLDSNKLEKLIGEEIPSWKLEIDSFLKEMDLLK, encoded by the coding sequence ATGATTTTAATTACTGGTGGAAATGGTCAATTGGGAAACGATTTTCAAAGGTTATTTGACCAACTACATATAGAATACATTGCTACAGATGTACAAGAGTTGGATATTACTGATATTGCCAAAGTAAGAGAATTTGTTCAAAGAAGAAAAATTTCCTGTATTATTAATTGTGCTGCTTATAACAATGTAGACAAAGCAGAAGATGAACCTGAATTATGTAAAAAAATAAATACAGAAGCTCCAAGAGATTTAGCTATTATTGCTAAAGAAATAGGGGCAGAATATATGACTTATTCCACTGATTTTGTCTTCGATGGAAAAAAGAAAAGTCCTTATATAGAAGAAGATATTCCAAATCCATTATCTGTGTATGGAAGAACAAAATATGAAGGAGAACAAGAAGTATTAAAGGCAAATTCAAATAGTTTTGTGATAAGAACTTCTTGGGTATTCGGAATCGCAAATAATAATTTTAATAAACAGGTCATTGCTTGGAGTCAAAGTAAGAATGAATTATTTATAGTAGATGATCAAATATCTTCACCAACCTATTCAAGAGATCTAGCATATTTTACTTGGAAGTTGTTACAAACAAAAAAATATGGATTATATCATTTTAGTAATGCGGGAGAAGCTTCTAAATATGACCAAGCAAAGTATGTATTAGATAAGATTGGATGGAAAGGAAATTTAAAAAGAGCAAAAACAAATGATTTTATATTAAAAGCAAAAAGGGCAGAATATACAAAACTAGATAGTAACAAATTAGAAAAACTAATTGGAGAAGAAATTCCAAGTTGGAAATTAGAAATAGATAGTTTTTTAAAGGAAATGGATTTATTAAAATGA